The Capsicum annuum cultivar UCD-10X-F1 unplaced genomic scaffold, UCD10Xv1.1 ctg73845, whole genome shotgun sequence genome includes a region encoding these proteins:
- the LOC124894417 gene encoding serine/threonine-protein phosphatase 7 long form homolog produces MTEDQFIWEPYTDDLIESLPDYCHAGRDMWRVRVSIFCWNVVEVHLPDRVMRQFGLQQACHIHSMVDKAKSLEDTPLYEDLYMSRKMVRDQSSDCLRYVHKADKIHVSADYRIDEVQPDQLRPHIHRR; encoded by the exons TTTATCTGGGAACCATATActgatgatttaattgagagtCTTCCTGACTATTGTCACGCTGGACGAGACATGTGGCGTGTTAGAGTTTCAATCTTCTGTTGGAATGTGGTAGAGGTTCACTTGCCTGATAGAGTGATGAGGCAATTTGGATTGCAACAG GCATGTCATATTCATTCGATGGTTGATAAAGCTAAATCACTTGAAGATACGCCATTGTATGAGGACTTATACATGTCTAGAAAGATGGTGCGGGATCAAAGTTCTGATTGTTTGAGATATGTCCACAAGGCCGACAAGATTCATGTATCAGCCGATTATAGAATAGATGAGGTGCAACCTGATCAGTTACGTCCCCATATTCATAGGCGATGA